In the genome of Jaculus jaculus isolate mJacJac1 chromosome 11, mJacJac1.mat.Y.cur, whole genome shotgun sequence, the window GGGCTAAATCACGAATTCAGAAGTGGCTCTCTTCCCTCTGTACGGTGGCTTacagctttaatcccaccactcaggagtaTAAGGTAGGACAACTGACAGTTTGattccagcctgtgctacagaatgagttagccagggctagagttaGATCCTGCCTttaaacaaagctgggtgtggctggcacatgcctttagatcCAGTGcccaggctgaggtaagaggatctccttggattggaggccagcctggagctagagtgagaccctacctgggggaaggGTGAGGGGGAGATGGGGAAGAGGATCTCAAAACTCCCTTCCCTGCCAAGTGCCAGTGACCAAAACCTGGCCATTCTTCCTGCTCTGTTTTCCCAAGGGTAGCAAGGTGACCTCTGGAGGGAACCTGTGAGGTTTCCTCCTCCTCTAACTTGTGTGGAAAGGTTCATGGTAATTATCTATTTAACACAAAAATTTCCTGAGTCtggagtggtggcatatgcctttagtcacagcacctgggaggccgaggcaggaagattgctgtgactatgaggccagtttggggcttacaaagtgagtttcaggtcagcctgagctaaagtgaggctGCCTGAGGGTGGGTAGCAGTAGAAGAACAATAATAGCAAAGAAAAAGCACAAATTCCTTTTCTCCAACCTGGGTACATAGAGAGACCCTTCCTTTAATTCTGGAAATGGTTCCTGATAACACAGAGACAAAACTGTTGGGCACACCCTGGCAGGTTACAGCCTGGTGGGGTGGGGACAGGCCAGGAGAGGCAGCACTTTGCTGAGCCTTCCCCTTTGCCCAGTTCCCATGGCCAGAGGGAGGGAGCCTTAAGAGGCAGTACCAGCCCCTCAGCCCCCTGCTTCAGGATAGCAGAGAAGTCCATCCTTCCTCCCACCTGCACTTGCTTGGGCGCCCCAAGATTCTGGGGTGCATGCCTTGAGATCTTAAGCTGTAGACAACCAGGAAACTAAGAAAGTCCTAGGGGTGTGGCTGTTTTTAAGGGACTTGGCTTAGGGGCAGCACTGGGAAATTCCATACCATTTCTTCCGGCTGCTCAGAGCCCCCTCAAAGCCAGAAGGCTGCTGGATACTCTGTTACACTCCAGAATCATCCAGCAGGAGACACCAGCTATGGCAGACCCCAGGCACCCAGTATCAGTGCGCACGGTGGCCCTGGTTCAGATGGACCGACTCCAGGTATTACTTCAGTGGGCACTCTGCTGGTCCTCAAAGGAGTGCCTGGCCCAAATTCAGGGAGGCTCCTCAATCAATCTTTCCTGATACAGACATTTGCCCTCTCTGTGCGCTGGTCAGACAACAGTGACATGTTCGTGCGAAGGAGCTGGGATGACTTCAAGCAGCTCCAGGTAAGTGACAACGGAATTCCCTACAGTAAGCAACCTCCTAGTATATATCCATGGTGACTCCTTTCCAAGGATGTCCCTTTCTTTTACACTGGAATGTCCCTTCTGTGGGCTCTTAGGAGACCCACACCCTATttcttaacccccccccccagaagatACTCAAGGAGACCTTTCCAGTGGAGGCGGGCCTGTTACGAAGATCAGACCGAATTCTCCCGAAGCTTCCAGGTCAGATTTATCCCTTGCCGGGGTCCCAGGAAGGGTAGAGCAGTTAAAACTAGGTGGAGGTAGGTGTGGCTGGGGAGACTgcagagcagttaaggcacttgcctgcaaagcctaacgactcaggttTCAATTTCCAAAGACCTGCATaagacagatgctcaaggtggtgcatgtgtctggaattcatttgcagtggctggaggccctggcacgccccctctcaaataatctttgggggctggagagatggcttagtggttaatgcacttgcctgtaaagctaaagaacctaggttcaattccccagtacccacgtaagccaatgaacatggtagcacatgcatctggagttcgtttgcagtgactagagaccccaggcacgcccattctccacctgcctccccctcaaataaattaaaaaaaaaaacttttttaaagctaGGTGGAAGTCAACCTCAATGCATCATCGTGTCCCCACAGATGTTCCATTGCTGGCCCGCGGGGGACGCACTAGCCGAGGCTTGGGACGCTTGAAGCTGCTGGACACCTACGCGCAGGGGCTGTTAGCAGCCTCAGAGCGTGTGTCCCAGAGCTCTGTGCTCACCAACTTCTTCTCCGCACAACCCCAGGACTTGGAGCCTGTATTGCCTCCCCACAGGTGCTTGGCATGTTTCCCACTTCCAGCCCATGCAAACATTTGTTGGAGGGCAGATGAGATGGGGAAGACTGGGCTGATGTCCATATGTAGGGAATGGGGCATTTCCCACCCCCTCATCCCTCCCATGTGCCCCCTACCCAGCTTGGTGATCCTGCCAGCTCCTGAGAAGCCCTCATCTCAGCCTGTGAGCAGCCCTGTCATTCACAGTGTGAAAGCGCAGAGCCTGCGCTGCTTACAGCCCTTCCACACCCTGGACATACAAGACAGGCCCTTCCATGTGCAGGCCCAGGAAAGCCTGGGTGTTCTACTAAGACACCcgtcaggtaggaggatcacaggacAGGAATCTAAGGACCTTGCCATCGGGTTAGGACTGGAACAGGCCTCAGCACCCAAGCTTTTCCTGGCCTTTTTCACACAGGCTGGTGGCTAGTGGAGAACGAGGACCAGCAGGTAGCCTGGTTTCCGGCTCCTTACCTGGAGGTGGCACTGGGCCAGGGCTGGCAGGCAGATCTGGCTCTACAGAACAATGGTATGAACTTATCCTCCACTCCAAGCCTACCAATGAACCCTGTGACAAAGATGGGCAAGGGGTGGGAGGTGATGGCAGAGTATGTGCTTGGTGCCCACAGCTCTAGGAAAATTCAAATGGGATTCAGGGCATTAAAGCACCCTGACAGGTAGGTCAGGATTCTGGCCTTTATACTCCATAGTGACCTCCCCCCAAAACCCACTTCAGGAGCCCAGTTCTGTGCTACTCGTGCCTACGAGGGCAAGCGCACCGATGAGCTGTCGGTGCCAGTGGGGGCACGCGTGTGTGTTCTGGAAACCTCAGACCGTGGCTGGTGGGTGTGCAGGTATGTGATGTGCATTGGGGGAGGGTGGCCACTGGCTGGGAGGAGGTCTGAAGCAGAGGGCAAAGCCCTGATCATGTTCCACATTCCTCCTAGGTATGCTGGCCGGACAGGCCTGCTCCCTGCAGTCCTACTACAGCCACAAGGGCTGGGCTCGCTCCTGGGTGGGCCAGGACTCCTCAGTGGCGACCACAGGGAGGACATGGTGGCTGAAGCCAGGACAGTTCCTCCTGCAGTGCCTGCTCGCCCCCAACCGAGTGCCATTCGGAGCCGCTGCTGCACTGTCACCCGCAGGGCACTGGGGAGGGGCACAGGGACCAAGAGCCCCCCTTGAGGGTATACGTAACCCTGCAAGGACAGGCTGTACTGTCCACCCCAAACACAGAGGAAACCCCATTTTCTGtaagtaaaacttaaaataaCCTGCAAAACCTTACTGTACCAGGCTGGCAGGGGTGGCCTTTAGCCCCTAGAGTGGGATTCTGCTTGACCATGACCTTGGGAAAGACTGCTGATACCCACATTATGAACCAACATAAAAAAGTGCAACTTTATGTGTCTCACAAGGTTGGGGGGGATGGCAGGGAGTGGGGACAGCTTCATGTTGTGCCACAGGAAATCCAAGAAGGTGGCTGCCTGCAGTGTCCGGCTAAGTCTCTGAAAATGCCGCTCTGGAGGAGAAAAGGTGGTCAGTGGGTCCACACATCCATTAGGATGCTCCTAACCCCGCCTGGGCCCACATACCAGTATAGGGCAGCAGGGCTTCTACAGCAGCGCGCACACCCTCAtaggccagcagctcctcaggggCCTCATGCCGCAGCAGCACACCCAGCACAGCCTGTGCTTCATGGCAATGCCGGGAGTTGGTGTTCCACGTGACACAGAAGCGAAGCAGGGCCTCTGTAGATACAGGGATGGGTCAACCCGCCTTCTGGGCCATTCCACTCTGCTGTGCCCACTTCCCCCACCCAGTGACCCCTTCCCGCCTGCCCCCAGACCTTTCTGATCTCGCCGCAGTCGGAGCACAGTGTCTTCCAGCTTCTCGCTGGCCTCGGGATCCCTTCGGATAGCTGTGAGATGGAACTAAAACCTTAAGGAAGGGGTTCAATGGTTCCCCAGACCTTACTCCAGTCTGCTCCTGGGGCTGGTACTGACCTTGAATAATGGTCAGCACAGTGTGGGGATGATCCAGAGAGATAGCCAGGCCCAGTGCCCGCAGGTACCGCTTCTCATGAAGCAGATTGTTTAGTTCTTGCTGCCtggtgggagggaaggacaggACCGTTATGGATCCCTGATTGTGCCTGGGAACCCACAGGTGTGACACCCATCCTATCCGTTTCTTTAAGCTACATGGCAGAGGCCTGCAGGGGGTCACTGCCGAGCCTAGGCTTACTTGACCACTTGCTCCTCCCTCTTGGCCTGCTCCTCTGCCAGCTCAGCTTCTGTCACATCCTGGAAGGAAGACTGGTATCAGACAGATCCTCACACTATCCCTGGTACCACCCTGTCCCACCGTTGGGGCCCACAACCTTCCAGAGAATGACTCGCGAGTCGCTGCCACCAGTGAGAGCGTAGTCGTCCAGCCGGCTACAGTGCAGTCCCCAGACCTTGTCCTCATGGGCGTCTAGTGTCCGCACACACTCATTGCTCTTGATGGTCCACAGTTTCAGAAGCCCATCAGAGCCACTGGGTTTGAGATCAGCAGGTAGTCAATGTAGGGGCCTGCGCCCACTGCAACCCCCACCTGCCACAACCCACTCACCTGGACAGCAGCTGCGAGCCACGGCTAACAAAGGCCACCTTCAGCACAGAAGCATCGTGTCCCTCAAAAGTCTACAGGGGAGGGACAGGGAAAGGGTGTGACAGGTGTCACACAATGGGGAGGGCCTGGACTAGGGACACTACTTACCTTGAGACAGCTAAAGTCCTGCAGTGACCACAGCTTGATGGTGCCATCAGCCGAGGCTGTGGCTAGCACTTGGTCCATGGGTGAGAACTGGACATTCCAAAGTCCACGTCGGTGGCCTGAGAAAACACCTAGCAGCTGGCACTGAGGCAGAGCCCAGAGTTTAGCTGTGCGGTCCTGTGAGCCCGTGGCCAGCAGTTTGTCATTAGGGGAGACAGCCACACTGTTGATATCCTGATGATGGGAACAAGTGGCAAAATTCAGACTCCTATCCCAGCAAGGGCTCAACCAGGCCCCCAACCCTAGGAGTCCTATGTGGTCACCTTGTCATGACAGCGTTGGGTGGTCTGGGCCTGCACCACGATGGGCTCGGTATCCACAGCTTTGTTCTTGGATAGCAGGGTTTCAGGAAGGGGCCACAGCTTCACAGTGCAGTCCTGACTGCCTGTCACCAGGAAGGACTCTTTCAGCCTGCAGCCAACACAGGAGGGGAAGAGTTGTCCAGGATGTGAACTGGCCTGCATCACCTCCAAATGCCCCTGGTTTTCTGCCCACACCACTCACCCTCAGTGCCACCAGACCCAGAAAGTGGACCCAACCATGAGGCTCAGCCCTAAAGGAGGGTTCCCTTCTCCATTGGTATCTTGTTCAGCTATTCTCACCGCCCCAACATCTTTCCCCCTTTGCTCACCTTGCCCCAAAGACACTTCCAAGGAATTCCCCAAGTGGGGCTCTCTGGGACTGTTCTCTACTCCACATTTccctctcccttgccctcctGAGCTGGAACGCCAATGGCTTGGGCCTCTACCTCCTCTGACATCTCTGGATTGAGCCCCAACCAACTACCTAGAGCAGCAGATGGTGCCCACGCTGTGTGTGTGCCCAGAGCCTTGAGCCACACAGGTCACCTGGCCAGCCCTGCTCATCCTCCAGATGCGGATGCTCTGATCCTGGGGAAAGGGTTAAGAGAGAGTAGGCCATAGCCCTATTGCCTTGGTTTACCCACTTGGGAAATCTGTGCGTTCTCATCTCTTATGGAGCCTCACCTTGGCACAGCTGGCAAAGAGCCATCCTTTCCGGAACACATCCAGGGCCAGAACAATGTCTGGGATGGGAGGGAGAAATGGTCAGAGATCAAGTGAAGCAAGGTGTCAGGGGACAGTTATCGGGGGTGCCAGGGGGATTCAACTTGCCAGTGTGGCCATGAAGAATCTGGCAGGTTGAAGTCTGCAACTCAAATACTTTCAGGCAAGGACTGTTGGAGGCCACAACAATGTAGGAGTCTTCAGGTCCAAGGAACCGGACATCTAACACCTCCTCGCTATAGCCAgcaaactgggggggggggggggggcagaaaggaTGTGAGCCATGGCTCACTGGTGAGTAGAGAAGTGCCCTACCCTCAGGCTGGGCACAAGCAGGCACTAACTTGTTTCTGAAGCTGTAGGGAATGTGCCTCGTAGAGAAGCAGGTTGTGGTCCGCAGTGACACTGAGGAGTAAGTCAGCAGTGCGGGCCAGGGTGCAGTGGGTCAGCTCCTGCCCTGGGCACGGCAGCTGTGGCTGGGTGTACACACACTGTCCAGAAGCTGCCTCCCACACGCGGAGGACTCCTGTGTGAGAACAAGGGCTGTTGGGGACTGAGAATGGCAGACTTCCCTTCATCCTGTGGTCTGACTGTGGCCAGCCCCACCCACACACCTTGGTCACCAGCCGTTAAGAAGTGCAGGCCTGAATTCTTCACACCCAATGCAGGAGCTGGCTCTTCAGGCAACAGCACAGCAGCCTCCACACTCTGGGAATGACTGATGTCAAAAGACTGCTTCTGTGGCTCCCACCCCCACTCAACTCACTGGCCCTGGCCCACAGGCAACCCCACCTCAAACACTGTCACAGTCCTTGTGGCCTGGAAGCTCTGAAGGTCCCAGACCATGCAGATCTTGTCACGGCCAGAGCTGAAGAGAAATAGATCCCTCAGTTCAAGTCAGCATTGGCCCCCACTGTCTTGAGCCTCCCCTTCTTCCCAGGCCCTGAGTGACCAACTGCTGACCTGAGCATGGTAGAGCCGTCAGCACTAAAGGACAGTGAGGTAACAGCACTGTAGTGTGTGGTCAGCACATTCAGGCATGAACGGTCCTGAAGTGACCACACCCGGATGGCGCCATCTGTGGCGGAGGAGAAGAGCAGCAGGCGAGCGGGGTCGGGGTGGAAGGCCACCAAACTGCGGGCAAACGGCGACGGTGAGCCATGCTCCCAAGGGCAGCGCCTCTGCCCACCCACCATGCACCACCT includes:
- the Noxo1 gene encoding NADPH oxidase organizer 1 isoform X2 — its product is MSPLKARRLLDTLLHSRIIQQETPAMADPRHPVSVRTVALVQMDRLQTFALSVRWSDNSDMFVRRSWDDFKQLQKILKETFPVEAGLLRRSDRILPKLPDVPLLARGGRTSRGLGRLKLLDTYAQGLLAASERVSQSSVLTNFFSAQPQDLEPVLPPHSLVILPAPEKPSSQPVSSPVIHSVKAQSLRCLQPFHTLDIQDRPFHVQAQESLGVLLRHPSGWWLVENEDQQVAWFPAPYLEVALGQGWQADLALQNNGAQFCATRAYEGKRTDELSVPVGARVCVLETSDRGWWVCRYAGRTGLLPAVLLQPQGLGSLLGGPGLLSGDHREDMVAEARTVPPAVPARPQPSAIRSRCCTVTRRALGRGTGTKSPP
- the Tbl3 gene encoding transducin beta-like protein 3 gives rise to the protein MAETAAAVGRFKANYAVERKIEPFYKGGKAQLDQTGQFLFCVCGTKVNILDVASGSLLRSLEQEDQEDITTFDLSPDDEVLVTASRALLLAQWNWRNGSVTRLWKAIHTAPVAALAFDPTSTLLATGGCDGGIRVWDIVRHYGTHHLRGSTGVVHLVAFHPDPARLLLFSSATDGAIRVWSLQDRSCLNVLTTHYSAVTSLSFSADGSTMLSSGRDKICMVWDLQSFQATRTVTVFESVEAAVLLPEEPAPALGVKNSGLHFLTAGDQGVLRVWEAASGQCVYTQPQLPCPGQELTHCTLARTADLLLSVTADHNLLLYEAHSLQLQKQFAGYSEEVLDVRFLGPEDSYIVVASNSPCLKVFELQTSTCQILHGHTDIVLALDVFRKGWLFASCAKDQSIRIWRMSRAGQVTCVAQGSGHTHSVGTICCSRLKESFLVTGSQDCTVKLWPLPETLLSKNKAVDTEPIVVQAQTTQRCHDKDINSVAVSPNDKLLATGSQDRTAKLWALPQCQLLGVFSGHRRGLWNVQFSPMDQVLATASADGTIKLWSLQDFSCLKTFEGHDASVLKVAFVSRGSQLLSSGSDGLLKLWTIKSNECVRTLDAHEDKVWGLHCSRLDDYALTGGSDSRVILWKDVTEAELAEEQAKREEQVVKQQELNNLLHEKRYLRALGLAISLDHPHTVLTIIQAIRRDPEASEKLEDTVLRLRRDQKEALLRFCVTWNTNSRHCHEAQAVLGVLLRHEAPEELLAYEGVRAAVEALLPYTERHFQRLSRTLQAATFLDFLWHNMKLSPLPAIPPNLVRHIKLHFFMLVHNVGISSLSQGHGQAESHSRG
- the Noxo1 gene encoding NADPH oxidase organizer 1 isoform X1: MVGKTWWQELQAAGQTASSQEAEVAPLDSSAEAKELLGWRCCSSTGDRPARVGTHQEEAETLRIKSPLKARRLLDTLLHSRIIQQETPAMADPRHPVSVRTVALVQMDRLQTFALSVRWSDNSDMFVRRSWDDFKQLQKILKETFPVEAGLLRRSDRILPKLPDVPLLARGGRTSRGLGRLKLLDTYAQGLLAASERVSQSSVLTNFFSAQPQDLEPVLPPHSLVILPAPEKPSSQPVSSPVIHSVKAQSLRCLQPFHTLDIQDRPFHVQAQESLGVLLRHPSGWWLVENEDQQVAWFPAPYLEVALGQGWQADLALQNNGAQFCATRAYEGKRTDELSVPVGARVCVLETSDRGWWVCRYAGRTGLLPAVLLQPQGLGSLLGGPGLLSGDHREDMVAEARTVPPAVPARPQPSAIRSRCCTVTRRALGRGTGTKSPP
- the Noxo1 gene encoding NADPH oxidase organizer 1 isoform X3, producing the protein MADPRHPVSVRTVALVQMDRLQTFALSVRWSDNSDMFVRRSWDDFKQLQKILKETFPVEAGLLRRSDRILPKLPDVPLLARGGRTSRGLGRLKLLDTYAQGLLAASERVSQSSVLTNFFSAQPQDLEPVLPPHSLVILPAPEKPSSQPVSSPVIHSVKAQSLRCLQPFHTLDIQDRPFHVQAQESLGVLLRHPSGWWLVENEDQQVAWFPAPYLEVALGQGWQADLALQNNGAQFCATRAYEGKRTDELSVPVGARVCVLETSDRGWWVCRYAGRTGLLPAVLLQPQGLGSLLGGPGLLSGDHREDMVAEARTVPPAVPARPQPSAIRSRCCTVTRRALGRGTGTKSPP